A single region of the Theileria annulata chromosome 4, complete sequence, *** SEQUENCING IN PROGRESS *** genome encodes:
- a CDS encoding ABC transporter, putative (11 probable transmembrane helices predicted for TA17150 by TMHMM2.0 at aa 140-162, 167-189, 202-224, 289-311, 318-340, 397-419, 838-860, 907-929, 977-999, 1003-1022 and 1077-1108) has protein sequence MGRCRDISELFNERFQDDHDKHVSEHHYWESESYSKTYFKKKSLYLKFKYYDSSSVLKFFFFHWVAKWAFLVSKQYVEPYKLHPLPVADQVLHWYPIFSKNLSDALLRLESYETSQYGHPNTKPTRSVLLRALFLTFWKRTLFGLLGIVFTNVLSISISILIKHLLGILNTKSFTLAKIFLFLFSIIGLQIIDQIFKENIILFIYRLLNICYYSVAISVFQHGLSHRRNFYNNVNGSNLLNVCNNVLHSCSPDSDCSKNPLYCPARRYQNKNMSPRMFTFEFVDSFYLSCFFEALLFAVDFLSNFIYGVVLISTQIKIGLWVLYTVGIFFIFLMFITEILNSYLFHFVCLVKDYRISECIEIISDLPLIKKLLYDDIAINIITETRNSELLLILVQMFLTFLNITFYTICVNLLFYVLMRYFVKSVRDAEIITDIDTAGFLSSLYIFFKIIDSMFLFPYSLRIITTGYVSYNRVNKYLIECSPNFYISDNKFTGSTKMSSEVPDVTNDIDKDVVVLYKDASFSWVNNRKDFVNTNNEVYLKNVNFQLKRGEIAIITGSQGCGKSNFIKSVLGEMTLVDGCMAVVPLHTSMPIFYASEYIWLKEGTIRSNITFGYRFDEKIYNSVIKGLELESDILSWEKGDFRVVSDNAHSLSCGQRVRMEMARAIYAYLIFSKVNKDYNSQCSFLMCLDGQFYGLDPYVSRTVFHNLFNSKSGLLVKDDLAVILSSSITLLDKCIRTSDLVEYHKIPIYQIDNKSLLFYCYLSDFFRDKKTQTGFEYITSPSGPYKLNFFTKDLLKLCYSRSNTRLGRRFVTKSKYERSLNSIIEENHSKDKINPYLLYFKAAGFAFILFIIFSVASSIMDNSKFIIATDLTDYISNKTKDFNDGISVDMSEIKSHSNSALKVMLIIVSVIMSCSLFSTILFTISCLVASRRVHEYCLSSVFKNSSSIIKIKKQINQIITYLSNDIVIVDNFLGCYLLQAILLFVLTIVCILSLFYTIPLSIPFITISLVVVFEFILLQYIKSSINIQFLYLESSGHINTSCENSILGLPIYRSFKKEWELVNNIIEHTDYKSRSFFLYFALGAWASVLFNWLFSLTTALFLTALIIFDKFTSYKMNVGYFGLGLSLSSSVIKSFSNLSMLFTALEISMCSVRRFQCFIPPGTKCVFDKFRNVHEEDIAVNSSKLNLKMNKKMLLKRRALEFKDTKPNLIKRMMFRPKINFTDICKYLPSEHSGVVFKHLCVYTSSEMNEEGLILNNINASPSRSDIIGIIGRTGAGKTTLLSVLQNTVRYRTGQVLLDGRDLHDIPKSVIRHIIGVLPQLPFVFKGWTIRRFLDPRRLFSDDEINDALDNCDLLDFVNNLHGGRKLDTIIAPKPLKLKKTKDQSAKDSFTHDEALSEESSMTLDDLSSVGTMLSVSQLRTLWFAKLVLYRHQYRMLIIDEPPSDNCSEHGFEVQDIGIPIYELLDKYFKHCTCFVTAHYAKVLKSCTSVWVMHNGKLIKTCKASEVSKNESISNIIEEMVNKYSN, from the coding sequence ATGGGAAGATGTAGAGATATTTCTGAATTATTCAATGAGAGGTTCCAAGATGACCATGATAAACATGTTTCTGAACATCATTACTGGGAAAGTGAATCATACTCCAAGACctattttaaaaagaagtctctttatttaaaatttaaatattatgacTCCAGCAGTGTTTTGAAATTCTTTTTCTTTCACTGGGTGGCTAAATGGGCATTTCTTGTTTCCAAACAATATGTAGAGCCATATAAGTTACATCCACTTCCTGTTGCTGATCAGGTCCTACATTGGTATCCAATATTTTCAAAGAACCTTAGTGATGCACTACTTAGATTGGAATCTTATGAAACTAGCCAATATGGACACCCAAATACCAAACCAACTAGATCTGTTCTCCTTCGTGCATTGTTCTTGACATTTTGGAAACGAACATTATTTGGTTTACTTGGCATTGTGTTTACTAATGTTCTTAGTATAAGCATTTCAATACTGATCAAGCATTTACTGGGTATTTTGAACACCAAGTCTTTTACTCTAGctaaaatatttctgtTTCTATTCTCTATAATAggtttacaaattattgatcaaatatttaaagagAATATTATCTTGTTTATATACAGATTACTCAATATTTGCTATTATTCAGTGGCAATAAGTGTGTTTCAACATGGCTTATCTCATAGACGCAACTTctataataatgtaaacGGATCCAACTTATTAAATGTTTGTAACAATGTTTTACACAGTTGTTCCCCTGATTCCGATTGTTCTAAAAATCCATTGTATTGTCCTGCAAGACGATACCAAAACAAAAATATGTCTCCCAGGATGTTCACGTTTGAGTTTGTCGATTCATTTTACTTATCATGTTTTTTTGAAGCCTTGTTGTTTGCTGTTGATTTTTTgtcaaattttatttatggAGTTGTTTTAATTTCGACTCAGATTAAGATTGGTTTATGGGTATTGTATACTGTTggtatatttttcatttttttaatgtttatTACTGAGATCCTAAATAGTTATTTGTTTCACTTTGTCTGTCTTGTCAAGGATTATAGGATTTCAGAatgtattgaaattatatctGATTTACCTTTGATCAAAAAGTTACTTTATGATGATATTGccattaacattattactGAGACTAGGAATAGTGAGttactattaattttgGTTCAGATGTTCTTAACTTTTCTTAATATTACATTCTATACAATTtgtgttaatttattattctatgTCTTGATGAGATACTTTGTAAAATCAGTTAGGGATGCAGAGATTATCACGGACATTGATACTGCTGGCTTCTTGTCATCACtttacatatttttcaaGATTATAGACTCAATGTTCTTGTTCCCCTACTCATTAAGAATCATCACTACTGGCTACGTTTCATACAATAGGGTTAATAAATATCTTATCGAATGTTCTCCTAACTTTTACATTAGTGATAACAAATTCACAGGTTCTACAAAGATGTCCAGCGAAGTTCCAGATGTAACTAATGACATTGACAAGGATGTAGTAGTTTTATATAAGGATGCCTCTTTCTCATGGGTTAACAACAGGAAGGATTTTGTCAATACGAATAATGAGGTTTATTTGAAGAATGTTAACTTCCAGCTTAAGAGGGGTGAAATTGCAATAATTACAGGTTCTCAAGGTTGTGGCAAATCTAACTTCATCAAGTCTGTTCTTGGTGAAATGACACTGGTCGATGGTTGTATGGCTGTAGTTCCCCTTCATACATCAATGCCTATATTTTATGCCTCCGAATATATATGGCTCAAAGAAGGAACCATTAGATCAAACATAACATTTGGATATAGGTttgatgaaaaaatttataactCAGTCATCAAGGGGCTTGAACTGGAATCTGATATATTATCTTGGGAGAAAGGTGACTTTAGAGTGGTCTCAGATAATGCTCATTCACTCAGTTGTGGTCAGAGAGTTAGGATGGAGATGGCTAGAGCCATTTATGCTTATCTTATATTTAGTAAAGTTAACAAGGATTATAATAGTCAATGTTCATTCTTGATGTGCCTTGATGGACAATTCTATGGTTTAGATCCTTATGTTTCTAGAACTGTATTTCATAACCTGTTCAATTCTAAGAGTGGATTGCTTGTTAAGGATGATTTAGCTGTTATCCTTTCATCATCAATAACATTACTTGATAAGTGTATTAGAACTTCCGACCTGGTTGAATATCACAAAATTCCCATATACCAgattgataataaatcacTCCTGTTTTACTGTTATTTGTCAGATTTTTTTAGGGACAAAAAAACACAAACCGGTTTTGAATATATCACATCACCATCAGGTCCTTATAAGCTAAATTTCTTCACTAAGGATTTGCTAAAACTATGTTATTCAAGATCTAACACCAGACTTGGAAGACGTTTTGTTACAAAGTCCAAATATGAACGATCATTAAACTCCATTATTGAAGAAAATCATtctaaagataaaattaatccaTACCTACTATATTTCAAAGCAGCTGGCTTTGCCTTTATTTTGTTCATAATCTTTTCTGTTGCATCAAGTATTATGGACAATtccaaatttatcattGCAACTGATCTTACAGATTATATATCCAATAAAACCAAAGACTTCAATGATGGAATCTCAGTTGACATGTCAGAAATTAAATCACACAGTAATTCTGCCCTCAAAGTAATGTTGATTATTGTATCGGTTATTATGTCCTGTTCCTTATTCTCAACcatattatttactatatCATGTCTAGTTGCATCAAGAAGAGTTCATGAATATTGTCTTTCTTCAGTGTTTAAGAATAGTTCATCAATAATCAAAATCAAGAAACAAATTAACCAAATCATAACTTACCTGTCCAATGATATTGTGATTGTTGACAATTTTTTAGGTTGTTATTTACTTCAagcaattttattatttgttttaacAATTGTCTgtatattatcattattctATACAATTCCCCTATCAATTCcatttattactatatcATTAGTGGTTGTTTTTGAATTCATTCtattacaatatattaaatctaGTATAAACATCCAATTTTTATATCTCGAATCATCTGGACATATTAACACGTCTTGTGAAAATTCTATATTAGGTTTACCCATTTATAGAAGTTTTAAAAAGGAATGGGAGTTAGTTAACAATATCATTGAGCACACGGATTATAAATCTAGATcattttttttatattttgcTTTGGGGGCATGGGCTTCAGTTTTGTTCAATTGGTTATTCTCTCTTACAACCGCTCTATTCCTCACAGCTCTAAtcatatttgataaatttacaagCTACAAAATGAATGTTGGTTACTTTGGATTAGGTCTATCACTGAGTAGCAGTGTTATCAAATCTTTTAGCAACCTTTCTATGTTATTCACAGCATTAGAAATATCAATGTGTTCAGTTAGAAGATTCCAGTGCTTTATTCCACCTGGCACTAAGTGTGTATTTGATAAGTTCCGTAATGTTCATGAAGAGGACATAGCTGTTAATTCTAGCAAACTAAATTTGAAGATGAATAAGAAGATGCTACTGAAGAGAAGAGCACTTGAGTTCAAAGATACTAAACccaatttaataaagagGATGATGTTTAGGCCAAAAATTAACTTCACTGACATTTGCAAATATCTTCCATCTGAACATAGTGGTGTAGTATTCAAGCATCTTTGTGTGTATACATCATCCGAGATGAATGAGGAAGGTCTTATCctcaataatataaatgcGTCACCATCTAGGTCTGATATTATTGGTATCATTGGCAGAACTGGAGCTGGTAAGACAACTCTATTATCTGTTCTACAAAATACCGTAAGGTATAGAACTGGTCAAGTATTGCTGGATGGCAGAGATTTACATGATATTCCCAAGAGTGTCATTAGGCACATTATTGGTGTTCTACCTCAGCTTCCATTTGTTTTCAAAGGTTGGACCATCAGAAGGTTCTTGGATCCAAGGAGACTATTTAgtgatgatgaaattaatgacGCCCTGGATAACTGTGATCTCCTTGACTTTGTTAATAACCTTCATGGTGGAAGAAAATTAGATACTATAATTGCTCCTAAACccctaaaattaaagaagaCCAAAGACCAATCAGCAAAAGACTCCTTTACTCATGATGAAGCATTATCTGAAGAAAGTTCAATGACGTTAGATGACCTTAGCTCAGTAGGTACTATGTTATCCGTAAGCCAGCTAAGAACACTTTGGTTTGCCAAACTAGTATTATACAGACATCAGTATAGGATGTTAATCATTGATGAACCTCCATCTGATAATTGTTCAGAACATGGATTTGAGGTTCAAGATATTGGAATACCCATTTACGAATTATTGgacaaatatttcaaacatTGTACTTGTTTTGTTACAGCACATTATGCCAAAGTCCTTAAATCTTGTACATCAGTTTGGGTAATGCATAATGGTAAACTTATAAAAACATGTAAGGCCTCAGAAGTATCCAAAAATGAATCGATATCAAACATCATAGAGGAGATGgtcaataaatattcaaacTAA
- a CDS encoding ABC transporter, putative (10 probable transmembrane helices predicted for TA17160 by TMHMM2.0 at aa 140-162, 175-197, 289-311, 318-340, 397-419, 838-860, 907-929, 960-982, 997-1019 and 1086-1108), whose amino-acid sequence MGRCRDISELFNERFQDDHDKHVSEHHYWESESYSKTYLKDPYRGKKFKYYDSSSVLKFFFFHWVAKWAFLVSKQYVEPYKLHPLLVADQVLHWYPIFSKNLSDALLRLESYETSQYGHPNTKPTRSVLLRALFLTFWKRTLFGLLGIVFTNVLSMSIAILVKHLLKILNTKSFTLLKIFLFLFAIIGLQIIDGLLIENFTFYLNRLRLIWEYSVEVGVFQYGLSHRRNFYNNVNGSNLLNICNSVLHSCSPDSDCSKNPLYCPARRYQNKDITPNIFTFESYDCYFVSLFVESLIPIIDFLSNFIYGIVLISTQIKINVWLLYVLGAVFTFLMVFVQILNTYLFHFVCLVKDYRISECIEIISDLPLIKKLLYDDIAINIITETRNSELLLILVRIFLTAFNKSLCVICNNVTFFVLMSYFVKSVRDAELIKDVDTAGFLSSFYIYFRIINSMFMLPSALGKLATSYVSYNRVNKYLIECSPNFYISDNKFTGSTKMSSEVPDVTNEIDKDVVVLYKDASFSWVNNRKDFANNNNEVYLKNVNFQLKRGEIAIITGSQGCGKSNFIKSALGEMTLVDGCMAVVPLHTSMPIFYASEYIWLKEGTIRSNITFGHRFDEEIYNSVLKAIELESDILSWEKGDFRVVSDNAHSLSCGQRVRMEMARAIYAYLIFSKVNKDYNSQCSFLMCLDSQFHGLDPYVSRLIFNNLFNSKTGLLVKDDLAVILSSSITLLNKCIRTSDLVEYHKIPIYQIENKSLLFYCYLSDFFRDKKTQTGFEYITSPSGPYKLNFFTKDLLKLCYSRSNTRLGRRFVTKSKYERSLNSIIEENHSKDKINPYLLYFKAAGFAFILFIIFSVASSIMDNSKFVLATDLTDYISNKTKDFNNDLSVDMSEIKSHSDSALKVMLIIVSVIMSFSLISILLFTVSCLVASRRIHEYCLNSVFKNSSSVIKIKKQINQIITYFSSDIIFIDQYIGYSIYIAFLSFIQTAISIGTLFYTIPLSIPFITISLLLAFEFVALKIIKLFKNIQLGSLETMSQINIASEDAILGSPIYRSFKKEWELINHVVERSDYKTRCWFLVKGVNSWIIISLNWLFSLTTALFLTALIIFDKFTSYKMNVGYFGLGLSLSSSVIKSSSDCYFCFARLQVYSCSVRRFQCFIPPGTKCVFDKFRNVHEEDIVINSSKLNLKMNKKMLLKRRALEFKDTKPNLIKRMMFRPKINFTDICKYLPSEHSGVVFKHLCVYTSSEMNEEGLILNNINASPSRSDIIGIIGRTGAGKTTLLSVLQNTVRYRTGQVLLDGRDLHDIPKSVIRHIIGVLPQLPFVFKGWTIRRFLDPRRLFSDDEINDALDNCDLLDFVNNLHGGRKLDTIIAPKPLKLKKTKDQSAKDSFTHDEALSEESSMTLDDLSSVGTMLSVSQLRTLWFAKLVLYRHQYRMLIIDEPPSDNCSEHGFEVQDIGIPIYELLDKYFKHCTCFVTAHYAKVLKSCTSVWVMHNGKLIKTCKASEVSKNESISNIIEEMVNKYSN is encoded by the coding sequence ATGGGAAGATGTAGAGATATTTCTGAATTATTCAATGAGAGGTTCCAAGATGACCATGATAAACATGTTTCTGAACATCATTACTGGGAAAGTGAATCATACTCCAAGACTTACTTAAAAGATCCATACCGtggtaaaaaatttaaatattatgacTCCAGCAGTGTTTTGAAATTCTTTTTCTTTCACTGGGTGGCTAAATGGGCATTTCTTGTTTCCAAACAATATGTAGAGCCATATAAGTTACATCCACTTCTTGTTGCTGACCAGGTCCTACATTGGTAtccaattttttcaaaGAACCTTAGTGATGCACTACTTAGATTGGAATCTTATGAAACTAGCCAATATGGACACCCAAATACCAAACCAACTAGATCTGTTCTCCTTCGTGCATTGTTCTTGACATTTTGGAAACGAACATTATTTGGTCTACTTGGCATTGTGTTTACTAATGTTCTTAGTATGAGCATTGCAATACTTGTCAAACAtcttttgaaaattttaaacaccAAGTCTTTTACACTCCTGAAAATATTTCTGTTTCTATTTGCTATAATAggtttacaaattattgaTGGATTATTAATCGAGAACTTCACTTTTTATCTAAATAGACTAAGGCTTATATGGGAGTATTCAGTAGAAGTAGGTGTGTTTCAATATGGCTTATCTCATAGACGCAACTTctataataatgtaaacGGATCCAACTTATTGAACATTTGTAACAGTGTTTTACACAGTTGTTCCCCTGATTCCGATTGTTCTAAAAATCCATTGTATTGTCCTGCAAGACGATACCAAAACAAAGATATTACTCCTAACATATTTACATTTGAATCATATGACTGTTATTTTGTTTCTTTGTTTGTTGAATCTTTAATACCAATTATCGATTTTTTGTCCAACTTTATCTATGgaattgtattaatttcGACTCAGATTAAGATCAATGTATGGTTGTTGTACGTACTTGGTGCCGTTTTCACATTTTTGATGGTTTTCGTTCAGATCCTAAATACCTATTTATTTCACTTCGTTTGTCTTGTCAAGGATTATAGGATTTCAGAatgtattgaaattatatctGATTTACCTTTGATCAAAAAGTTACTTTATGATGATATTGccattaacattattactGAGACTAGAAATAGTGAGttactattaattttgGTTAGAATATTCTTAACAGCTTTCAATAAATCATTGTGTGTTATATGCAACAATGTGACGTTTTTTGTCTTGATGagttattttgtaaaatcaGTTAGGGATGCAGAGCTTATTAAAGATGTTGATACTGCTGGTTTCTTGTCATCATTTTACATATATTTCAGGATTATCAATTCAATGTTCATGTTACCTTCTGCACTTGGGAAATTAGCTACTTCATATGTATCTTATAACAGAGTTAATAAATATCTTATCGAATGTTCTCCTAACTTTTACATTAGTGATAACAAATTCACAGGTTCTACAAAGATGTCCAGCGAAGTTCCAGATGTAACTAATGAGATTGACAAGGATGTAGTAGTTTTATATAAGGATGCCTCTTTCTCATGGGTTAATAACAGGAAGGATTTTgccaataataataatgaggTTTATTTGAAGAATGTTAACTTCCAGCTTAAGAGGGGTGAAATTGCAATAATTACAGGTTCTCAAGGTTGTGGCAAATCTAATTTCATCAAATCAGCTCTGGGTGAAATGACACTGGTCGATGGTTGTATGGCTGTGGTTCCCCTCCATACATCAATGCCTATATTTTATGCCTCTGAATATATATGGCTCAAAGAAGGAACTATTAGATCAAACATAACATTTGGACATAGATTTGATGAGGAAATTTATAACTCGGTTCTAAAAGCCATTGAACTGGAATCTGATATATTATCTTGGGAGAAAGGTGACTTTAGGGTTGTTTCAGATAATGCTCATTCACTCAGTTGTGGCCAGAGAGTTAGGATGGAGATGGCCAGAGCCATTTATGCCTATCTCATATTTAGCAAAGTTAACAAGGATTATAATAGTCAATGTTCATTCTTGATGTGCCTTGATTCACAATTCCATGGATTAGATCCTTACGTATCTAGACTtattttcaacaatttGTTCAATTCTAAGACTGGATTGCTTGTTAAGGATGATTTAGCTGTTATCCTTTCATCATCAATAACTTTGCTTAATAAGTGTATTAGAACTTCCGACCTGGTTGAATATCACAAAATTCCCATATACCAGATTGAGAATAAATCACTCCTGTTTTACTGTTATTTGTCAGATTTTTTTAGGGACAAAAAAACACAAACCGGTTTTGAATATATCACATCACCATCAGGTCCTTATAAGCTAAATTTCTTCACTAAGGATTTGCTAAAACTATGTTATTCAAGATCTAACACCAGACTTGGAAGACGTTTTGTTACAAAGTCCAAATATGAACGATCATTAAACTCCATTATTGAAGAAAATCATtctaaagataaaattaatccaTACCTACTATATTTCAAAGCAGCTGGCTTTGCCTTTATTTTGTTCATAATCTTTTCTGTTGCATCAAGTATTATGGACAATTCCAAATTTGTTCTTGCAACTGATCTTACAGATTATATATCCAATAAAACCAAAGACTTCAATAATGATCTCTCAGTTGACATGTCAGAAATTAAATCACACAGCGATTCTGCCCTCAAAGTAATGTTGATTATTGTATCAGTTATTATGTCATTTTCGttaatatcaatattattatttactgTATCTTGTCTAGTGGCATCAAGAAGAATTCACGAATATTGTCTCAACTCAGTGTTTAAGAATAGTTCATCAGTAATCAAAATCAAGAAACAAATTAACCAAATCATAACTTATTTTTCATCagatattatttttattgatCAATATATTGGATATAGTATTTATATTGCATTTCTATCATTCATACAGACTGCTATTTCCATTGGAACACTATTCTATACAATTCCCTTATCAATTCcatttattactatatcATTGTTATTGGCCTTTGAATTTGTGGCATTGAAGATTATTAAGTTATTTAAGAACATTCAACTGGGATCACTAGAAACTATGTCACAAATTAACATAGCCTCTGAGGATGCTATACTGGGATCACCAATTTACAGAAGTTTTAAAAAGGAATGGGAATTGATTAATCATGTTGTTGAAAGAAGTGATTATAAAACAAGATGTTGGTTTTTGGTTAAGGGAGTGAATTCTTGGATTATCATTTCGTTAAATTGGTTATTCTCTCTTACAACCGCTCTATTCCTCACAGCTCTAAtcatatttgataaatttacaagCTACAAAATGAATGTTGGTTACTTTGGATTAGGTCTTTCACTGAGTAGCAGTGTTATCAAATCTTCCAGCGattgttatttttgtttCGCTAGGTTACAAGTTTATTCATGTTCAGTTAGAAGATTCCAGTGCTTTATTCCACCTGGCACTAAGTGTGTATTTGATAAGTTCCGTAATGTTCATGAAGAGGATATAGTTATTAATTCTAGCAAACTAAATTTGAAGATGAATAAGAAGATGCTACTGAAGAGAAGAGCACTTGAGTTCAAAGATACTAAACccaatttaataaagagGATGATGTTTAGGCCAAAAATTAACTTCACTGACATTTGCAAATATCTTCCATCTGAACATAGTGGTGTAGTATTCAAGCATCTTTGTGTGTATACATCATCCGAGATGAATGAGGAAGGTCTTATCctcaataatataaatgcGTCACCATCTAGGTCTGATATTATTGGTATCATTGGCAGAACTGGAGCTGGTAAGACAACTCTATTATCTGTTCTACAAAATACCGTAAGGTATAGAACTGGTCAAGTATTGCTGGATGGCAGAGATTTACATGATATTCCCAAGAGTGTCATTAGGCACATTATTGGTGTTCTACCTCAGCTTCCATTTGTTTTCAAAGGTTGGACCATCAGAAGGTTCTTGGATCCAAGGAGACTATTTAgtgatgatgaaattaatgacGCCCTGGATAACTGTGATCTCCTTGACTTTGTTAATAACCTTCATGGTGGAAGAAAATTAGATACTATAATTGCTCCTAAACccctaaaattaaagaagaCCAAAGACCAATCAGCAAAAGACTCCTTTACTCATGATGAAGCATTATCTGAAGAAAGTTCAATGACGTTAGATGACCTTAGCTCAGTAGGTACTATGTTATCCGTAAGCCAGCTAAGAACACTTTGGTTTGCCAAACTAGTATTATACAGACATCAGTATAGGATGTTAATCATTGATGAACCTCCATCTGATAATTGTTCAGAACATGGATTTGAGGTTCAAGATATTGGAATACCCATTTACGAATTATTGgacaaatatttcaaacatTGTACTTGTTTTGTTACAGCACATTATGCCAAAGTCCTTAAATCTTGTACATCAGTTTGGGTAATGCATAATGGTAAACTTATAAAAACATGTAAGGCCTCAGAAGTATCCAAAAATGAATCGATATCAAACATCATAGAGGAGATGgtcaataaatattcaaacTAA